The Helianthus annuus cultivar XRQ/B chromosome 16, HanXRQr2.0-SUNRISE, whole genome shotgun sequence genome includes a window with the following:
- the LOC110919792 gene encoding uncharacterized protein LOC110919792, which produces MTEAARKRFFQIHDLEELRDAAYSRSLGIKEKTKILHDKKLRKVKEFSKGDKVLLYNSRWKLFAGKLKSKWSGPYMVHYVFPYGAVEIMDESDGRSWKVNDHRLKHYIGGALNKDEREETPLEIPPKAANYCLGMKSQV; this is translated from the coding sequence ATGACCGAAGCCGCTAGGAAGCGTTTCTTTCAAATCCATGACCTTGAGGAGCTTAGGGATGCGGCGTATTCCCGATCGTTGGGAATCAAGGAGAAAACGAAAATTCTACATGATAAGAAGCTAAGGAAGGTCAAGGAGTTTAGCAAAGGTGACAAAGTGCTTCTTTACAACTCAAGATGGAAGCTTTTTGCAGGTAAGTTGAAATCAAAATGGTCGGGACCTTATATGGTTCACTATGTGTTTCCGTATGGAGCGGTGGAAATTATGGATGAGTCGGATGGCCGTAGTTGGAAGGTGAACGACCATCGATTGAAACATTACATTGGAGGAGCGTTAAACAAGGACGAGAGGGAGGAAACTCCACTCGAAATCCCACCTAAAGCCGCCAATTATTGTCTTGGGATGAAATCCCAAGTGTAG